The Chlamydia poikilotherma DNA segment TACCGATATTCCTGGAACTACAAGGGATATATTAGAAGAAAATTGGCTGCTGCAAGGGAAACGTATTCGCCTCATAGATTCCGCAGGACAACGAGAAACAGATAATCCTGTTGAGCAAGAGGGTATAGAACGCGCTATTTCTGCTATGGAACAAGCTGAGGGGATACTCTGGGTTATGGATGTTACACAACCTCAACCTGATCTCCCAAAAATTTTATTTCAAAAACCTACCCTCCTTCTTTGGAATAAATCTGATCTCGCATCACCACCACAAATCGACACTTCTCTACCCCAACTAGCTGTTTCCGCAAAGACAGGGGAGGGAATTTTCGAGCTCAAACAATTTATCCAAAAATGGATGCAACAACAACAGTTGGGAAAGAATGCAAAAGTCTTTCTTGTTTCTTCTCGACATCATACAATATTACAACAGATGCATGCGTACTTACTCTCAGCAAAAGAAGGATTACAAACCCAACTCCCTCCCGAACTTGTTGCTCTAGAGCTCAGACAAGCCCTGCAAGCTACTGGGAACCTTTCCGGATCTGAAATTAATGAAACAATATTGGGAGAAATTTTTAGCAGGTTTTGTATTGGAAAATAAAATACATATTAAAAATTTTATTATTTCTACTTTAAACGAATTCTTTCCTAATCCAAAACCATCTTTAACTGAATGGAAAACTCCATTTCAACTACTTGTTGCTATTTTGCTTTCAGGAAACTCTACCGACAAGGCTGTGAATTCTGTGACACCGAAATTATTTGCCTCAGCCCCTGATGCGCAAGCATTATCACGACTTCCCTTAGAGGAATTATATTTAATTATTTTGCCTTGTGGTCTTGGCAAAAGAAAGGCTGAATACTTACATAATCTATCAAAGATCCTGTTAGAAAAATACCGCGGCGAACCTCCGGCTTCTTTAGAATTGTTAACCAAACTACCTGGAGTAGGAAGAAAAACCGCTTCAGTCTTTTTGGGAATTATTTACGATATACCAACGTTTCCAGTAGACACACATATTTTGAGACTATCCCAACGTTGGGGCATTTCTAATAAGCGTAGTCCTTCAGCAGCAGAAAAAGACCTTGTACTTTTCTTCGGGAATATGAACTCTCCCAAACTTCACTTACAACTTATCTATTACGCCAGAAATTACTGCCCAGCTCTCTATCATGATGTAAATAAATGCAGAATATGTTGGCACTTAAGTAATTCCTGCAAAAAGAACGTTAAACCCCTTAAGAAATAAAGGCTTCTGTTTATTAAAACAGAAACGGTTCCACATAAAGCTTTCTCTCTGTATATATCGAGAATGAAATTTACTTTGCTTTCTAACGGAGAAATCTTTTAAACTGGGCAACTACTTACTACTTCGATATCGCAATTTTTTAATATAATGAATAAAAACGCTTCTAATAGGGTTAGTTCTAAAAAAGAGCTCTCTGTTTGGTCGATCGGAGGATCTATTTTTGCTATGTTCTTTGGAGCAGGCAATATAGTGTTTCCTTTAGCCCTGGGTTATCACTACCACTCACATCCCTGGTTCGCCTGTTTTGGAATGATGCTTACCGCGGTTTGTGTCCCCCTATTAGGTTTATTTAGTATGCTGCTGTATTCCGGAGATTATAAAAATTTTTTCTACTCTATTGGGAAAATCCCTGGAATGGTTTTCATTATAGCAATTTTATGCTTGATAGGTCCTTTCGGAGGAATTCCTAGAGCAATTGCTGTATCACATTCAACTTTAGCGTCTTTATCAGATTCAAAAACAACACTACTGCCTAATCTTCCTATTTTCAGTTTGATTTGTTGTGTTTTGATTTATCTATTTGCATGCAAACTTAGTAAACTTATCCAGTGGCTGGGATCTGTATTTTTCCCAATTATGTTAATCACCCTACTTTGGATAATCTTTAAGGGGTTAACTATTCCTGCAAATCCAAGTTTTTTGGAATCTGCGAATCCCCAACAAGCTTGGTTAGCTGGGATTACAGAAGGTTTCAATACTATGGACCTTCTTGCAGCCTTCTTCTTCTGCTCCATTGTATTAATTTCTATACGACAAATGATAGCAAATGGAGATGCTGATGACGAAACACCTTTAAACTTTCAAAAAATCAATAAAAAAGACAAACGCACTTTAGGTTTAGCTTTTGCTTTAGCAGCAGCACTTCTTGGATTAATTTATTTAGGATTTGCCCTATGTGCTTCTAGACACGCAGGTTTACTAACTCATGTAGGTAAGGGACAAATTCTAGGAAGAATTTCTGCTATTGCTCTTGGGCCAAATAGTTTATTGACTGGTGTATGTGTGTTTGTTGCTTGCTTGACAACAGAGATTGCTTTAGTTGGGATTGTTGCTGACTTTTTAGCTCGCATCATCTCATCAAAAAGAATGACGTATTCTAATGCAGTAATTTTCACTCTGATACCCTCGTATCTAATTTCTATTTTAAACTTCGAAAATATCAGTCTCCTTCTATTGCCCCTACTACAGCTAAGTTACCCTGCATTAATCGCTTTGACTTGCGGAAGTATTGCTTATAAGTTGTGGAATTTCCGACACGTCCAAGCTTTGTTTTATTTAACCCTCTCTCTTACAATCGTTCTGCGATTGGTAAGTTGAGATAACGCTTATATTTGCTAACTAGCATAACGTTATGGTTTTAAACGCTTTAGCTGGCTTTCGT contains these protein-coding regions:
- a CDS encoding endonuclease III domain-containing protein, whose protein sequence is MKQYWEKFLAGFVLENKIHIKNFIISTLNEFFPNPKPSLTEWKTPFQLLVAILLSGNSTDKAVNSVTPKLFASAPDAQALSRLPLEELYLIILPCGLGKRKAEYLHNLSKILLEKYRGEPPASLELLTKLPGVGRKTASVFLGIIYDIPTFPVDTHILRLSQRWGISNKRSPSAAEKDLVLFFGNMNSPKLHLQLIYYARNYCPALYHDVNKCRICWHLSNSCKKNVKPLKK
- the brnQ gene encoding branched-chain amino acid transport system II carrier protein, whose translation is MNKNASNRVSSKKELSVWSIGGSIFAMFFGAGNIVFPLALGYHYHSHPWFACFGMMLTAVCVPLLGLFSMLLYSGDYKNFFYSIGKIPGMVFIIAILCLIGPFGGIPRAIAVSHSTLASLSDSKTTLLPNLPIFSLICCVLIYLFACKLSKLIQWLGSVFFPIMLITLLWIIFKGLTIPANPSFLESANPQQAWLAGITEGFNTMDLLAAFFFCSIVLISIRQMIANGDADDETPLNFQKINKKDKRTLGLAFALAAALLGLIYLGFALCASRHAGLLTHVGKGQILGRISAIALGPNSLLTGVCVFVACLTTEIALVGIVADFLARIISSKRMTYSNAVIFTLIPSYLISILNFENISLLLLPLLQLSYPALIALTCGSIAYKLWNFRHVQALFYLTLSLTIVLRLVS